One Danio rerio strain Tuebingen ecotype United States chromosome 22, GRCz12tu, whole genome shotgun sequence genomic window carries:
- the he1.1 gene encoding hatching enzyme 1, tandem duplicate 1 precursor, producing the protein MDIRASLSILLLLFGLSQASPLREFEAVFVSEPETVDITAQILETNKGSSEVLFEGDVVLPKNRNAFICEDKSCFWKKNANNIVEVPYVVSGEFSINDKSVIANAISIFHAQTCIRFVPRSIQADYLSIENKDGCYSAIGRTGGKQVVSLNRKGCVYSGIAQHELNHALGFYHEQSRSDRDQYVRINWNNISPGMAYNFLKQKTNNQNTPYDYGSLMHYGKTAFAIQPGLETITPIPDENVQIGQRQGLSKIDILRINKLYGC; encoded by the exons ATGGACATAAGAGCTTCCCTCTCCATTCTGCTTCTGCTCTTTGGCCTCTCCCAGGCATCTCCTCTCAGG GAGTTTGAAGCCGTTTTTGTATCAGAGCCTGAAACTGTGGACATCACTGCACAGATTTTGGAGACCAATAAGG GTTCTTCTGAAGTCTTGTTTGAAGGAGATGTGGTGCTTCCCAAAAACCGAAATGCTTTCATCTGCGAGGACAAAAGCTGTTTCTGGAAGAAAAATGCTAACAACATAGTGGAGGTCCCTTATGTAGTGAGCGGTGAATTCT CCATTAATGACAAATCAGTAATTGCGAATGCCATCTCCATCTTTCACGCCCAAACCTGCATTCGCTTTGTGCCCAGATCAATTCAGGCCGACTACCTCAGTATTGAGAACAAAGATGG GTGTTACTCCGCTATTGGTAGAACTGGTGGCAAACAGGTGGTCTCCCTCAACAGGAAAGGCTGTGTGTACAGTGGCATTGCTCAGCATGAGCTTAATCATGCTCTGGGCTTCTACCATGAGCAATCCAGGAGCGATCGTGACCAGTACGTCAGGATCAACTGGAATAACATCTCTCCTGGAATGGCCTACAACTTCCTGAAACAAAAAACCAATAACCAAAACACTCCATACGACTATGGCTCGCTCATGCACTATGGAAAAACGGCCTTTGCCATCCAGCCCGGTCTGGAAACCATCACTCCCATTCCCGATGAAAACGTGCAAATTGGACAGAGGCAGGGGCTGTCCAAAATTGACATCCTCAGGATCAATAAGCTGTATGGATGCTAA
- the aox5 gene encoding aldehyde oxidase 5 codes for MSSLSVNSELVFYINGKKIVEKNADPEEMLLAYLRRKVGLTGAKYGCGGGGCGACTVMVSRYDPLQDTVLHWSVNACLQPICSLHGAAVVTVEGIGSTKTKLHPVQERIVKAHGSQCGFCTPGMVMSMYTLLRNNPHPTIEDIRETLGGNLCRCTGYRPIIDGFKTFCETPVCCQNGGGNGKCCMENGNSHNESDISGELFIMDNVLPLDPTQDLIFPPELLIMGKKKAERHCFQGEKVRWISPSDLKDLIKLKAEHSDAPLLVGNTTIGPKMNLNKTVHPLVIYGGSIAELQAIKWRKNCITVGAGCSLSVLKDVLQQRIEDLGPEKSRVYQALVQTLQCLAGKQIRNMATIGGNILSANPKYDLSSILAAAECTLHIASKDGDREICLSEEFFTDFGKTALRPEEILLAIDIPHSKPWEFVSAFRQAQRREFAFSIVNAGMRVAFRHDSNVVEHLDIFYGGVGCTLVKARHTCKELIGRKWDEKLLAEGTQLLEEEISVPATVPGGREEYRKALVLSFFFKFYMQVLLELQQREVGVNDLPLEYLSALKPFKNEVPQGNYSYQLVPETQSSSDPVGRPNVHLAALQQATGEAVYYDDIPSVKGELFVSMVTSTRAHAKIISIDASVALAMPGVVDFISAKDVPGQNRRLWFNNPEELFAEEEVICVGQIIGAIVAETREQAKRAAQQVDITYQDMQPVFFTIEEAIEHESFFDPKRKLERGNVEEGFAKADQILEGEMYMGGQEHFYMETQGVIAIPTGEASEIELYVASQHAAYTQEVVGITLGIDSNKITCHVKRLGGGFGGKVMKIASLSAIAATAAIKTGHAVRCVLERGDDMLITSGRSPFLGRYKIGYMNDGTILAADITYYSNGGCTLDESSFIMEKALLHMDNGYKIPNLRGRGLVCKTFLPSYTAFRGFGGPQGLTIIESVLHEVAVKCGLPAHQVRDINLYKEEKCFTHHKQLFSPHDMVRCWNECLEKSNYTQRCQYIEQFNGHNHWKKRGISIVPIKFGIGFSKGFYNQGAALVNVYKDGSVVISHGGTEMGQGINTKAIQIASRILKVSMSSIHIKETCTGNVPNAAPSAASFGTDAVGMAVKNGCEKLMRRLEPLIKKHPQYTWQQLVVEAYCQKISLSATGFFMGPHTSVDWEKSEGNAYYYFTFGACCSEVEIDCLTGDHKNIRTDIVMDVGRSINPALDVGQVEGGFVQGIGLYTIEELQFSPQGVLLTRGPSQYKIPALCDVPPQINVHLLRNADNPHAIYSSKGIGEPPVFFGCTLFFAIKEAIAAARKERGLSESFSFSSPATAEKIRMACEDCFTRMIPQDKKVKTKPWAINV; via the exons TCGGTCTAACGGGCGCAAAATATGGCTGTGGTGGAGGGGGGTGTGGAGCCTGCACTGTGATGGTGTCCAGATATGACCCTCTCCAGGACACCGTGCT TCACTGGTCGGTGAATGCCTGTCTTCAGCCGATTTGTTCTCTGCATGGTGCGGCAGTGGTGACCGTAGAGGGCATCGGAAGCACCAAGACAAAACTACATCCAGTTCAG GAGCGTATAGTAAAGGCTCATGGGTCTCAGTGTGGCTTCTGTACTCCTGGGATGGTGATGTCCATGTATACATTACTGAGAAACAACCCACATCCCACCATTGAGGACATTCGAGAGACACTGGGAG GGAACCTGTGTCGTTGTACGGGATATCGACCAATAATCGAtggatttaaaacattttgtgaa ACTCCAGTTTGCTGCCAAAATGGTGGTGGCAATGGAAAATGTTGCATGGAAAACGGCAACTCTCACAACGAATCTGAT ATATCTGGAGAACTTTTCATCATGGATAATGTCTTACCCCTGGACCCAACTCAAGATCTGATCTTTCCACCAGAGTTACTG ATTATGGGAAAGAAAAAAGCAGAACGACATTGTTTCCAGGGTGAAAAGGTCAGGTGGATTTCACCATCAGATCTAAAAGATTTAATCAAGCTGAAAGCTGAACACTCTGACGCACCTCTGTTGGTTGGAAACACAACCATAG GGCCAAAGATGAATCTGAACAAAACTGTCCATCCATTGGTGATCTATGGTGGAAGCATTGCAGAACTTCAAGCTATCAAATGgagaaaaaatt GCATAACTGTAGGGGCAGGATGCAGTTTGTCTGTTTTGAAGGATGTTCTTCAGCAAAGAATTGAGGATCTTGGACCAGAGAAGAGCAGGGTTTACCAGGCTCTCGTTCAGACACTGCAGTGTTTGGCCGGCAAACAGATTCGTAACATGGCT ACCATTGGTGGAAATATCCTGAGTGCCAACCCCAAGTATGACCTGAGCAGCATTTTAGCAGCAGCTGAGTGTACGCTACACATTGCTTCAAAAG ATGGTGATCGAGAGATTTGTCTAAGTgaggagtttttcacagactttggAAAAACAGCTCTACGACCTGAGGAGATTCTGCTGGCTATTGACATTCCTCATTCAAAGCCG TGGGAGTTTGTGTCCGCATTTCGCCAGGCACAGCGCAGAGAGTTCGCTTTCTCCATAGTGAATGCTGGTATGAGAGTGGCATTCAGACATGATTCAAATGTGGTGGAGCATCTGGATATTTTTTATGGAGGCGTGGGTTGCACTCTGGTAAAAGCCAGACACACCTGTAAGGAACTGATTGGAAG AAAATGGGATGAGAAACTTCTGGCAGAGGGAACACAGCTCTTAGAAGAAGAAATCTCGGTACCCGCTACTGTCCCTGGTGGACGGGAAGAATATCGCAAAGCTCTAGTGCTCAGTTTCTTTTTCAAGTTTTACATGCAAGTGTTGCTGGAGCTTCAACAAAGG GAGGTTGGCGTGAATGATCTCCCATTAGAGTATCTCAGCGCATTAAAACCCTTCAAAAATGAAGTGCCGCAAGGAAATTACTCTTACCAA CTTGTACCAGAGACTCAGTCCTCTAGTGACCCAGTAGGACGTCCCAACGTACACCTGGCAGCGCTCCAGCAGGCTACAGGAGAAGCTGTGTATTATGATGACATCCCATCTGTTAAAGGAGAACTGTTTGTTTCCATGGTAACCAGCACCCGGGCTCATGCAAAGATCAT CTCTATAGATGCATCAGTGGCTCTAGCTATGCCTGGAGTGGTTGACTTCATCTCTGCTAAGGATGTTCCTGGGCAGAATCGAAGACTCTGGTTCAACAATCCTGAGGAACTTTTTGCAGAAGAGGAG GTCATTTGTGTGGGGCAGATTATTGGTGCGATTGTAGCTGAGACTAGAGAACAAGCTAAACGAGCAGCTCAGCAAGTAGACATTACTTACCAGGATATGCAACCTGTCTTTTTCACAATTGAG gAGGCTATTGAACACGAGTCATTTTTTGACCCCAAGAGAAAGCTGGAAAGAGGAAATGTGGAAGAAGGTTTTGCAAAGGCAGACCAAATTCTAGAGG GTGAGATGTATATGGGTGGCCAGGAACACTTCTACATGGAAACTCAGGGAGTGATTGCAATTCCTACAGGAGAAGCAAGTGAAATTGAGCTATATGTTGCCAGTCAGCATGCAGCTTACACTCAG gAAGTGGTGGGAATCACTCTCGGCATTGACTCCAACAAGATCACGTGTCATGTAAAGAGGCTGGGAGGTGGTTTTGGTGGTAAAGTCATGAAGATTGCATCATTATCTGCTATCGCTGCTACGGCTGCCATAAA GACTGGCCATGCTGTGCGATGTGTACTAGAACGTGGAGATGACATGCTCATCACCAGTGGAAGATCTCCTTTCTTGGGGAGGTACAAG ATTGGCTATATGAATGACGGAACAATCCTGGCTGCTGATATCACATACTACAGTAATGGAGGATGCACTCTTGATGAATCCTCTTTT ATTATGGAGAAAGCTCTTCTTCACATGGATAATGGCTACAAGATCCCTAATCTACGTGGACGTGGACTGGTGTGCAAGACCTTCTTACCTTCATACACAGCCTTCCGTGGATTTGGTGGACCTCAAGGGTTGACCATTATTGAGAGTGTGCTACATGAGGTGGCGGTCAAGTGTGGCCTACCTGCACATCAG GTAAGAGACATCAATTTGTACAAGGAGGAGAAATGCTTTACCCACCACAAGCAGCTGTTTTCCCCTCATGATATGGTGCGCTGCTGGAACGAGTGTCTAGAGAAGTCCAACTACACCCAACGATGCCAGTACATCGAGCAGTTTAACGGCCACAACCATTGGAAGAAGCGAGGGATTTCCATTGTCCCTATAAAGTTTGGAATCGGATTCTCGAAGGGCTTCTATAACCAG GGAGCAGCATTGGTGAACGTCTACAAAGATGGATCAGTTGTGATTTCTCATGGAGGAACTGAGATGGGTCAAGGTATCAACACCAAAGCCATACAG ATTGCAAGCCGCATTCTGAAGGTTTCAATGTCCTCGATCCACATCAAAGAGACTTGTACTGGAAATGTGCCCAATGCTGCACCATCCGCGGCATCTTTCGGCACAGATGCTGTTGGGATGGCGGTCAAG aATGGTTGTGAGAAACTAATGAGACGTCTAGAGCCACTCATTAAGAAACATCCCCAATACACATGGCAACAACTG GTGGTGGAAGCTTACTGCCAGAAGATTAGTTTGTCAGCAACTGGTTTCTTTAT GGGCCCCCACACCAGCGTTGACTGGGAGAAGAGTGAGGGCAATGCGTACTATTACTTTACTTTTGGGGCCTGTTGCTCAGAGGTGGAAATTGATTGCTTGACAGGAGATCACAAG AACATTAGGACTGACATTGTGATGGATGTTGGTCGGAGCATAAATCCTGCTTTGGACGTCGGACAG GTTGAGGGTGGTTTTGTCCAGGGCATTGGACTCTATACTATAGAGGAGTTGCAGTTTTCTCCGCAGGGTGTTTTGTTGACCAGAGGACCCTCGCAGTACAAAATTCCAGCTCTGTGTGACGTCCCTCCTCAAATTAATGTCCATCTCCTGAGAAATGCTGACAATCCTCATGCCATCTACTCCTCAAAG GGCATTGGAGAACCCCCAGTATTTTTTGGCTGTACTTTATTCTTCGCCATTAAAGAAGCGATTGCCGCCGCACGGAAAGAGAGAGGCCTGAGCGAAAGTTTCTCTTTCTCTTCTCCTGCCACTGCAGAGAAGATACGCATGGCCTGTGAAGACTGCTTCACCAGAATG ATTCCACAAGACAAGAAAGTAAAAACCAAACCGTGGGCCATCAACGTGTGA
- the he1.2 gene encoding hatching enzyme 1.2 precursor, with amino-acid sequence MDIRASLSILLLLFGLSQASPLREFEAIFVSEPETVDITTQILETNKGSSEVLFEGDVVLPKNRNALICEDKSCFWKKNANNIVEVPYVVSGEFSINDKSVIANAISIFHAQTCIRFVPRSIQADYLSIENKDGCYSAIGRTGGKQVVSLNRKGCVYSGIAQHELNHALGFYHEQSRSDRDQYVRINWNNISPGMAYNFLKQKTNNQNTPYDYGSLMHYGKTAFAIQPGLETITPIPDENVQIGQRQGLSKIDILRINKLYGC; translated from the exons ATGGACATAAGAGCTTCCCTCTCCATTCTGCTTCTGCTCTTTGGCCTCTCCCAGGCATCTCCTCTCAGG GAGTTTGAAGCCATTTTTGTATCAGAGCCTGAAACTGTGGACATCACTACACAGATTTTGGAGACCAATAAGG GTTCTTCTGAAGTCTTGTTTGAAGGAGATGTGGTGCTTCCCAAAAACCGAAATGCTCTCATATGCGAGGACAAAAGCTGTTTCTGGAAGAAAAATGCTAACAACATAGTGGAGGTCCCTTATGTAGTGAGCGGTGAATTCT CCATAAATGACAAATCAGTAATTGCGAATGCCATCTCCATCTTTCACGCCCAAACCTGCATTCGCTTTGTGCCCAGATCAATTCAGGCCGACTACCTCAGTATTGAGAACAAAGATGG GTGTTACTCTGCTATTGGTAGAACTGGTGGCAAACAGGTGGTCTCCCTCAACAGGAAAGGCTGTGTGTACAGTGGCATTGCTCAGCATGAGCTCAATCATGCTCTGGGCTTCTACCATGAGCAATCCAGGAGCGATCGTGACCAGTACGTCAGGATCAACTGGAATAACATCTCTCCTGGAATGGCTTACAACTTCCTGAAACAAAAAACCAATAACCAAAACACTCCATACGACTATGGCTCGCTCATGCACTATGGAAAAACGGCCTTTGCCATCCAGCCCGGTCTGGAAACCATCACTCCCATTCCCGATGAAAACGTGCAGATCGGACAGAGGCAGGGGCTGTCCAAAATTGACATCCTCAGGATCAATAAGCTGTATGGATGCTAA
- the he1.3 gene encoding hatching enzyme 1, tandem duplicate 3 precursor — protein sequence MDPKISLSIQLLLVGISLAAPVGEYDNSNGIETPQNVDITTLLETNKGSSRRLIEGDMLYPQTRNALVCGNNNCFWKKNSSNFVEVPYIVSSEYSATEISVIQKAMSGIHNKTCIRFVPRISQTDYISIENQDGCFAFIGKNGGKQLVSLRKKGCVYHSIVQHELNHALGFYHEHVRSDRDSYITIHWEYIATNEIRNFMKKNTNSQNTTYDYGSIMHYGKTAFTTVKGKETMTPYPDETVPIGKAKEMSDIDILRINMMYSCNISDDLKI from the exons ATGGACCCAAAGATCTCACTCTCTATTCAGCTGCTGTTGGTTGGAATTTCCTTGGCAGCTCCAGTTGGG GAGTACGACAATTCAAATGGAATTGAAACGCCTCAAAATGTGGACATCACAACGTTATTGGAGACCAACAAGG GATCTTCCAGACGCCTAATTGAAGGAGATATGCTGTATCCCCAAACCCGAAATGCTCTCGTCTGCGGTAACAACAACTGTTTCTGGAAGAAAAACTCTAGCAACTTTGTGGAGGTCCCTTACATAGTGAGCAGTGAATACT CCGCTACTGAAATCTCAGTTATTCAGAAAGCAATGTCCGGAATTCACAATAAAACATGCATTCGTTTTGTGCCTCGAATAAGTCAGACTGACTACATCAGTATTGAGAACCAAGATGG ATGCTTTGCTTTTATTGGTAAAAATGGGGGCAAACAGTTGGTCTCCCTTAGGAAAAAGGGTTGCGTGTATCATAGCATCGTTCAGCATGAGCTTAATCATGCCCTGGGCTTCTACCACGAACACGTCAGAAGCGACCGTGACAGTTATATTACGATTCACTGGGAGTACATCGCAACTAATGAGATCAGAAACTTCatgaaaaaaaacaccaacagcCAAAACACCACATATGACTATGGCTCCATCATGCACTATGGAAAAACGGCCTTCACTACAGTGAAAGGCAAGGAAACCATGACTCCATATCCTGATGAAACGGTGCCAATTGGAAAGGCCAAGGAAATGTCTGACATTGATATCTTGAGAATCAACATGATGTACAGCTGTAATATTTCAGATGATTTGAAAATATAG
- the aox5 gene encoding aldehyde oxidase 5 isoform X1 translates to MLLAYLRRKVGLTGAKYGCGGGGCGACTVMVSRYDPLQDTVLHWSVNACLQPICSLHGAAVVTVEGIGSTKTKLHPVQERIVKAHGSQCGFCTPGMVMSMYTLLRNNPHPTIEDIRETLGGNLCRCTGYRPIIDGFKTFCETPVCCQNGGGNGKCCMENGNSHNESDISGELFIMDNVLPLDPTQDLIFPPELLIMGKKKAERHCFQGEKVRWISPSDLKDLIKLKAEHSDAPLLVGNTTIGPKMNLNKTVHPLVIYGGSIAELQAIKWRKNCITVGAGCSLSVLKDVLQQRIEDLGPEKSRVYQALVQTLQCLAGKQIRNMATIGGNILSANPKYDLSSILAAAECTLHIASKDGDREICLSEEFFTDFGKTALRPEEILLAIDIPHSKPWEFVSAFRQAQRREFAFSIVNAGMRVAFRHDSNVVEHLDIFYGGVGCTLVKARHTCKELIGRKWDEKLLAEGTQLLEEEISVPATVPGGREEYRKALVLSFFFKFYMQVLLELQQREVGVNDLPLEYLSALKPFKNEVPQGNYSYQLVPETQSSSDPVGRPNVHLAALQQATGEAVYYDDIPSVKGELFVSMVTSTRAHAKIISIDASVALAMPGVVDFISAKDVPGQNRRLWFNNPEELFAEEEVICVGQIIGAIVAETREQAKRAAQQVDITYQDMQPVFFTIEEAIEHESFFDPKRKLERGNVEEGFAKADQILEGEMYMGGQEHFYMETQGVIAIPTGEASEIELYVASQHAAYTQEVVGITLGIDSNKITCHVKRLGGGFGGKVMKIASLSAIAATAAIKTGHAVRCVLERGDDMLITSGRSPFLGRYKIGYMNDGTILAADITYYSNGGCTLDESSFIMEKALLHMDNGYKIPNLRGRGLVCKTFLPSYTAFRGFGGPQGLTIIESVLHEVAVKCGLPAHQVRDINLYKEEKCFTHHKQLFSPHDMVRCWNECLEKSNYTQRCQYIEQFNGHNHWKKRGISIVPIKFGIGFSKGFYNQGAALVNVYKDGSVVISHGGTEMGQGINTKAIQIASRILKVSMSSIHIKETCTGNVPNAAPSAASFGTDAVGMAVKNGCEKLMRRLEPLIKKHPQYTWQQLVVEAYCQKISLSATGFFMGPHTSVDWEKSEGNAYYYFTFGACCSEVEIDCLTGDHKNIRTDIVMDVGRSINPALDVGQVEGGFVQGIGLYTIEELQFSPQGVLLTRGPSQYKIPALCDVPPQINVHLLRNADNPHAIYSSKGIGEPPVFFGCTLFFAIKEAIAAARKERGLSESFSFSSPATAEKIRMACEDCFTRMIPQDKKVKTKPWAINV, encoded by the exons TCGGTCTAACGGGCGCAAAATATGGCTGTGGTGGAGGGGGGTGTGGAGCCTGCACTGTGATGGTGTCCAGATATGACCCTCTCCAGGACACCGTGCT TCACTGGTCGGTGAATGCCTGTCTTCAGCCGATTTGTTCTCTGCATGGTGCGGCAGTGGTGACCGTAGAGGGCATCGGAAGCACCAAGACAAAACTACATCCAGTTCAG GAGCGTATAGTAAAGGCTCATGGGTCTCAGTGTGGCTTCTGTACTCCTGGGATGGTGATGTCCATGTATACATTACTGAGAAACAACCCACATCCCACCATTGAGGACATTCGAGAGACACTGGGAG GGAACCTGTGTCGTTGTACGGGATATCGACCAATAATCGAtggatttaaaacattttgtgaa ACTCCAGTTTGCTGCCAAAATGGTGGTGGCAATGGAAAATGTTGCATGGAAAACGGCAACTCTCACAACGAATCTGAT ATATCTGGAGAACTTTTCATCATGGATAATGTCTTACCCCTGGACCCAACTCAAGATCTGATCTTTCCACCAGAGTTACTG ATTATGGGAAAGAAAAAAGCAGAACGACATTGTTTCCAGGGTGAAAAGGTCAGGTGGATTTCACCATCAGATCTAAAAGATTTAATCAAGCTGAAAGCTGAACACTCTGACGCACCTCTGTTGGTTGGAAACACAACCATAG GGCCAAAGATGAATCTGAACAAAACTGTCCATCCATTGGTGATCTATGGTGGAAGCATTGCAGAACTTCAAGCTATCAAATGgagaaaaaatt GCATAACTGTAGGGGCAGGATGCAGTTTGTCTGTTTTGAAGGATGTTCTTCAGCAAAGAATTGAGGATCTTGGACCAGAGAAGAGCAGGGTTTACCAGGCTCTCGTTCAGACACTGCAGTGTTTGGCCGGCAAACAGATTCGTAACATGGCT ACCATTGGTGGAAATATCCTGAGTGCCAACCCCAAGTATGACCTGAGCAGCATTTTAGCAGCAGCTGAGTGTACGCTACACATTGCTTCAAAAG ATGGTGATCGAGAGATTTGTCTAAGTgaggagtttttcacagactttggAAAAACAGCTCTACGACCTGAGGAGATTCTGCTGGCTATTGACATTCCTCATTCAAAGCCG TGGGAGTTTGTGTCCGCATTTCGCCAGGCACAGCGCAGAGAGTTCGCTTTCTCCATAGTGAATGCTGGTATGAGAGTGGCATTCAGACATGATTCAAATGTGGTGGAGCATCTGGATATTTTTTATGGAGGCGTGGGTTGCACTCTGGTAAAAGCCAGACACACCTGTAAGGAACTGATTGGAAG AAAATGGGATGAGAAACTTCTGGCAGAGGGAACACAGCTCTTAGAAGAAGAAATCTCGGTACCCGCTACTGTCCCTGGTGGACGGGAAGAATATCGCAAAGCTCTAGTGCTCAGTTTCTTTTTCAAGTTTTACATGCAAGTGTTGCTGGAGCTTCAACAAAGG GAGGTTGGCGTGAATGATCTCCCATTAGAGTATCTCAGCGCATTAAAACCCTTCAAAAATGAAGTGCCGCAAGGAAATTACTCTTACCAA CTTGTACCAGAGACTCAGTCCTCTAGTGACCCAGTAGGACGTCCCAACGTACACCTGGCAGCGCTCCAGCAGGCTACAGGAGAAGCTGTGTATTATGATGACATCCCATCTGTTAAAGGAGAACTGTTTGTTTCCATGGTAACCAGCACCCGGGCTCATGCAAAGATCAT CTCTATAGATGCATCAGTGGCTCTAGCTATGCCTGGAGTGGTTGACTTCATCTCTGCTAAGGATGTTCCTGGGCAGAATCGAAGACTCTGGTTCAACAATCCTGAGGAACTTTTTGCAGAAGAGGAG GTCATTTGTGTGGGGCAGATTATTGGTGCGATTGTAGCTGAGACTAGAGAACAAGCTAAACGAGCAGCTCAGCAAGTAGACATTACTTACCAGGATATGCAACCTGTCTTTTTCACAATTGAG gAGGCTATTGAACACGAGTCATTTTTTGACCCCAAGAGAAAGCTGGAAAGAGGAAATGTGGAAGAAGGTTTTGCAAAGGCAGACCAAATTCTAGAGG GTGAGATGTATATGGGTGGCCAGGAACACTTCTACATGGAAACTCAGGGAGTGATTGCAATTCCTACAGGAGAAGCAAGTGAAATTGAGCTATATGTTGCCAGTCAGCATGCAGCTTACACTCAG gAAGTGGTGGGAATCACTCTCGGCATTGACTCCAACAAGATCACGTGTCATGTAAAGAGGCTGGGAGGTGGTTTTGGTGGTAAAGTCATGAAGATTGCATCATTATCTGCTATCGCTGCTACGGCTGCCATAAA GACTGGCCATGCTGTGCGATGTGTACTAGAACGTGGAGATGACATGCTCATCACCAGTGGAAGATCTCCTTTCTTGGGGAGGTACAAG ATTGGCTATATGAATGACGGAACAATCCTGGCTGCTGATATCACATACTACAGTAATGGAGGATGCACTCTTGATGAATCCTCTTTT ATTATGGAGAAAGCTCTTCTTCACATGGATAATGGCTACAAGATCCCTAATCTACGTGGACGTGGACTGGTGTGCAAGACCTTCTTACCTTCATACACAGCCTTCCGTGGATTTGGTGGACCTCAAGGGTTGACCATTATTGAGAGTGTGCTACATGAGGTGGCGGTCAAGTGTGGCCTACCTGCACATCAG GTAAGAGACATCAATTTGTACAAGGAGGAGAAATGCTTTACCCACCACAAGCAGCTGTTTTCCCCTCATGATATGGTGCGCTGCTGGAACGAGTGTCTAGAGAAGTCCAACTACACCCAACGATGCCAGTACATCGAGCAGTTTAACGGCCACAACCATTGGAAGAAGCGAGGGATTTCCATTGTCCCTATAAAGTTTGGAATCGGATTCTCGAAGGGCTTCTATAACCAG GGAGCAGCATTGGTGAACGTCTACAAAGATGGATCAGTTGTGATTTCTCATGGAGGAACTGAGATGGGTCAAGGTATCAACACCAAAGCCATACAG ATTGCAAGCCGCATTCTGAAGGTTTCAATGTCCTCGATCCACATCAAAGAGACTTGTACTGGAAATGTGCCCAATGCTGCACCATCCGCGGCATCTTTCGGCACAGATGCTGTTGGGATGGCGGTCAAG aATGGTTGTGAGAAACTAATGAGACGTCTAGAGCCACTCATTAAGAAACATCCCCAATACACATGGCAACAACTG GTGGTGGAAGCTTACTGCCAGAAGATTAGTTTGTCAGCAACTGGTTTCTTTAT GGGCCCCCACACCAGCGTTGACTGGGAGAAGAGTGAGGGCAATGCGTACTATTACTTTACTTTTGGGGCCTGTTGCTCAGAGGTGGAAATTGATTGCTTGACAGGAGATCACAAG AACATTAGGACTGACATTGTGATGGATGTTGGTCGGAGCATAAATCCTGCTTTGGACGTCGGACAG GTTGAGGGTGGTTTTGTCCAGGGCATTGGACTCTATACTATAGAGGAGTTGCAGTTTTCTCCGCAGGGTGTTTTGTTGACCAGAGGACCCTCGCAGTACAAAATTCCAGCTCTGTGTGACGTCCCTCCTCAAATTAATGTCCATCTCCTGAGAAATGCTGACAATCCTCATGCCATCTACTCCTCAAAG GGCATTGGAGAACCCCCAGTATTTTTTGGCTGTACTTTATTCTTCGCCATTAAAGAAGCGATTGCCGCCGCACGGAAAGAGAGAGGCCTGAGCGAAAGTTTCTCTTTCTCTTCTCCTGCCACTGCAGAGAAGATACGCATGGCCTGTGAAGACTGCTTCACCAGAATG ATTCCACAAGACAAGAAAGTAAAAACCAAACCGTGGGCCATCAACGTGTGA